GTACCTGCGCTTCGTCATCGTGGACCGGCCCGGTATCATTGCCTCACTTGCCAGCGTGTTCTGGCGGCACGGACTCAACATCGATTCGGTACTGCAGGAGCCGGACTGGCCGAAGTCGGCACTGCCTTTCGTCGTGACCCTCGAGCCGTGCAGCTCCCGAGCCGTGCAGGCCGCGCTGGCGGAGATCGGGGCGTTCGACTTCCATGCGCGGGCGCCGGTCTGGATGCCGATTCTGCCACGCGGAGAACGCAGCTCATGAGCTACCTCACCGGACTTCGATGCTCACTGTGCCAGGCCACTTTTCCGGCCGAGGCGCTCTACGTCTGCGACCAGTGCCTCGGGCCGCTCGAGGTGACGTACGACCGCGACGCCGTCCGCCGCGCCGTTTCGCGCGAAAGCATCGCCTCCCGGCCTCCCAACCTGTGGCGCTACCGGGAGTTCCTGCCGATCGACGGCGAGCCGCGGACCGGGTTGACCTCCGGGTTCACGCCGCTGATTCGGGCGGACCGGCTGGCCGCCGCGCTCGGCATGCGCGAGCTCTACGTGAAGGACGACTCCGTCAATCATCCGACGCTGTCGTACAAGGATCGCGTCGTGCCCGTCGCGGCGACGCGCGCCTGCGAGCTCGGATTCGGCGTCTTCGGATGCGCGTCGACCGGCAACCTGGCCAACAGCGTGGCCGCCCACGCGGCCCGACTGGGCCTCGACTGCTACGTCTTCATTCCACGGACTCTCGAGCCCGGAAAGATTCTCGGATCCGCCGTCAGCGGCCCGCACGTCGTCGCCATCGACGGCAACTACGACGACGTCAACCGCCTCTGCACCCAGGTCGGCGAGCGCTACGGCTGGGCGTTCGCGAACATCAACCTTAGGGCGTACTACGCCGAGGGGGCGAAGACGTACGGGTTCGAGATCGTCGAGCAGCTCGGCTGGCGGTTCCCGCGCCATGTCGTCTGTCCCGTCGCCGGCGGCACGCTTCTCCCGCGTATCGCGCGCGGCTTCCACGATCTGCTCGACGCCGGCCTGGCGGACGGCGAGCCGCCGCGCATTCACGCGGCGCAGGCGGCAGGCTGCGCGCCGGTCATCCACGCGCTCGACGAGGGCCTCGACTATCCGGAGCCGGTGCGGCCGGACACCATCGCCAAGTCGATCGCCATCGGCAATCCCGCCGACGGGTTCCACGTCCTGCGAACGGTGCGCGAATCGGGAGGCAGCGGGGCGGCGGCCACCGACGCCGAGATCGTCGACGCCATCGGCCTGCTGGCGCGGACCGAGGGCATCTTCACGGAGCCGGCCGGCGGCACCACGCTGGCGGTCACGCGCAAGCTCGTCGAGCAGGGGGCGATTCCGCGCGACGAGAGCACCGTGGTCTGCATCACCGGGAACGGCTACAAGACGGCCGACGTCGTGGCGTCGTCCCTGGCCGCGCCAACCGCGCTCGGCCGTTCGCTGGCGGAGTTCGAAGCCTTCATGGCGGAACGCCGGCAGGCCCATCAACCGGTGTCCGGCTGACGATGCCCCGGTCCGAGCGCAGCGAGATCGTCGAGGCGGAAGGCCACCTGGTCGATTCGCAGTTGCTGAACGCGATCTTCGACAAGGTGATCGAGCGGCGGGCGCGTTTCGACGTGCTGCGGTTCGACATCGGTCGCACGAACGACGAGTACTCCCATCTGAAGCTGAAGGTGACCGCCCCGGACGAGACCGTCCTGGCCGATCTGCTCGAGGACCTGATGCCCCTCGGCTGTCATCCGACGCCGGAGCGGGACGCCGTTCTCAAGCGATCCGAGCAGAACGGATGCGTGCCCGACGACTTCTACTCGACGACCAACCACCGCACGTACGTGCGACACGGCGGGGCATGGCTGGAGGTCGAGGGCCAGCGCATGGACGCCGTCGTCGTGATCGAGGACGGCCGGCCGTCCTGCCGCAAGCTGCGCGACGTGGCGGCGGGGGATGCGGTCGTCTGCGGCGTCGGCGGCATCCGGGTCTCTCCCGAGTTCCGCGAGCGCGATCGGCTGGGGTTCGCGTTCATGGTGAACGACGTGTCGACCGAGCGGCGCGTCGAGGTCAGCGTGGCCCGCGTGCTGGCGATGATGAAGGACGTCAAGCGCGAGGGCGGACGCATCGCCTTCGTCGCCGGCCCCGTGGTGGTCCACAGCGGCGGCGTGGCCTACTTCTGCGACCTCATCCGCCGCGGCCTCGTCGACGTGCTCCTGGCCGGGAACGCGCTCGCGGTCCACGACGCCGAGCACGCGTTGTTCGGCACGTCGCTCGGCATCGATCTGAACGCGGGCACCGCGGTCGAGGAGGGCCACCGCAACCACATGCGCGCCATCAACGCCATCAACCGCGCCGGCGGCCTGCGGGCGGCGGTCGATCACGGACTCCTGCGCTCGGGCATTCTCTACGAGGCGATTCGGCACGGCGTGGACTACGTGCTCGCGGGGAGCATCCGCGACGACGGTCCGCTGCGGGACACCGTCATGAACCTGATCGAGGCGCAGGATCGCTACGCGGAGGCGCTGCGCGACGTGAGCATGGTCGTGATGCTGTCGACCATGCTGCACAGCATCGGCGTCGGCAACATGCTGCCGTCCCACGTCCGGGTCGTTTGCGTGGACATCAACCCCGCTGTGGTGACCAAGCTCGCGGATCGCGGATCGTCCCAGACGGCCGGCATCGTGACCGACGTCGGTCTCTTCCTGCACCAGTTGACGGCGCAGCTCGATGCTGCGGCCGGCGCGCCCGCCCCGCCGGGCGCCGGGGAAGCGCAACGATGACGGTCCCGGACGGCGCGGCGCCCATCGTGGTCCAGAAGTACGGCGGCACCTCCGTTGCAACCGCCGAGCGCATCCGCGCGATCGCCGAGCGCGTAGCCCTTGCCCGGCGCGACAGCCCACGGCTGGTCGTCGTCCTGTCCGCGATGGGCAAGACGACGGACGGGCTGGTGGCGCTCGCCCACGAGGTCTCCGACGACCCGCGGGGCCGAGAGATGGATCTGCTGCTGGCCACGGGCGAGCAGGTCTCCGTTTCGCTGCTCGGCCTCGCCCTGCAGCACAGGGGGATTCCGGTGATCTCCCTGACCGCCCCGCAGTGCGGAATCCGGACCGACGACGCCTTCAATATCGCCCGCATCGAGTCCATCGACACGCGGCGTATCCTCGCGGAGCTGGACCGGAAGCGGGTGGTGATCATCACCGGATTTCAGGGCATGACCCGGGATCACGAGGTCACCACGCTCGGCCGCGGCGGGAGCGACATCACCGGCGCGGCGGTGGCGGCGGCCCTCGGCGCCAGCGTGTGCGAGATCTGCACCGATGTCGACGGCGTGCTCTCGGCCGACCCGCGAAAGGTGCCGCACACGCTGCAGTGGCGGGAGATCAGCTACGAGGAAGCGATAGAGATGGCGTCGAGCGGCGCCAAGGTGCTGCACCCGCGGGCGGCCGAGGTGTGCATGGCGTACCGAATCCCGATCCACGTACGGTCCAGCTTCCACGACGGCGAGGGCACGTGGATCCGCGGAGGCGACGAGATGGTGATGGAGCAGGCGGCGGTGGTCGGCGTCAGCAGCGACAGGAAGATCGCCAAGGTCACGCTGATCGACGTGCCGGATCGTCCCGGACTGGCCGCGGAGGTGTTCCGCGACCTCGCGGCCAGGGCGATCAGTGTGCGGCTGGTCATTCAGGGAGCGAGCGCCGAGGGGCTCGGCCGTATCACCTTCGTGCTCGACGACGAGTACGTCGAGGGCGCCACACAGCTCGTCGACGACTGGAAGTCGCGCGGTCTGGCGACCGCGGGAGCCGTCGACCGCGACGTTGCCAAGGTCTCGATCGTCGGATCGCGCCTCGCGTCGACCCCGGGCCTGGCCGCCCGCATGTTCGCGGTGCTGGCCCGCAAGGGCATCAACATCGACTGCATCAGCTCGTCGGAGATGAAGATCGCCTGCGTGATCGCGGACGCGCACGTCGACGAGGCGGTGCGCGCCGTCCACGACGAGTTCTTCCCCGAGGGTACCGCCCCGCAGGCGGAACGACCGTCGCGCTAATTGGCCAGGGCCTCGTCGGCCGCGTAGTCGACGACCAGTCTGATCGGTGCCGACGGATCCGCGCCGAACAGGGAGGGTCCCGGCGTGTGGTCCGCCCCCGGATGCAGAATCGCGTTGACCTCGATCGTCGACCCGGCCGGCAGGTAGATCGGCTCGTCGAACCAGTAGCGGGTCGGCCACGCCGTGTCCGGCTCGCGCAGGAAGAGCATCGGCA
Above is a window of Acidobacteriota bacterium DNA encoding:
- a CDS encoding aspartate kinase, giving the protein MTVPDGAAPIVVQKYGGTSVATAERIRAIAERVALARRDSPRLVVVLSAMGKTTDGLVALAHEVSDDPRGREMDLLLATGEQVSVSLLGLALQHRGIPVISLTAPQCGIRTDDAFNIARIESIDTRRILAELDRKRVVIITGFQGMTRDHEVTTLGRGGSDITGAAVAAALGASVCEICTDVDGVLSADPRKVPHTLQWREISYEEAIEMASSGAKVLHPRAAEVCMAYRIPIHVRSSFHDGEGTWIRGGDEMVMEQAAVVGVSSDRKIAKVTLIDVPDRPGLAAEVFRDLAARAISVRLVIQGASAEGLGRITFVLDDEYVEGATQLVDDWKSRGLATAGAVDRDVAKVSIVGSRLASTPGLAARMFAVLARKGINIDCISSSEMKIACVIADAHVDEAVRAVHDEFFPEGTAPQAERPSR
- a CDS encoding threonine synthase gives rise to the protein MSYLTGLRCSLCQATFPAEALYVCDQCLGPLEVTYDRDAVRRAVSRESIASRPPNLWRYREFLPIDGEPRTGLTSGFTPLIRADRLAAALGMRELYVKDDSVNHPTLSYKDRVVPVAATRACELGFGVFGCASTGNLANSVAAHAARLGLDCYVFIPRTLEPGKILGSAVSGPHVVAIDGNYDDVNRLCTQVGERYGWAFANINLRAYYAEGAKTYGFEIVEQLGWRFPRHVVCPVAGGTLLPRIARGFHDLLDAGLADGEPPRIHAAQAAGCAPVIHALDEGLDYPEPVRPDTIAKSIAIGNPADGFHVLRTVRESGGSGAAATDAEIVDAIGLLARTEGIFTEPAGGTTLAVTRKLVEQGAIPRDESTVVCITGNGYKTADVVASSLAAPTALGRSLAEFEAFMAERRQAHQPVSG
- a CDS encoding TIGR00300 family protein; the encoded protein is MPRSERSEIVEAEGHLVDSQLLNAIFDKVIERRARFDVLRFDIGRTNDEYSHLKLKVTAPDETVLADLLEDLMPLGCHPTPERDAVLKRSEQNGCVPDDFYSTTNHRTYVRHGGAWLEVEGQRMDAVVVIEDGRPSCRKLRDVAAGDAVVCGVGGIRVSPEFRERDRLGFAFMVNDVSTERRVEVSVARVLAMMKDVKREGGRIAFVAGPVVVHSGGVAYFCDLIRRGLVDVLLAGNALAVHDAEHALFGTSLGIDLNAGTAVEEGHRNHMRAINAINRAGGLRAAVDHGLLRSGILYEAIRHGVDYVLAGSIRDDGPLRDTVMNLIEAQDRYAEALRDVSMVVMLSTMLHSIGVGNMLPSHVRVVCVDINPAVVTKLADRGSSQTAGIVTDVGLFLHQLTAQLDAAAGAPAPPGAGEAQR